One window from the genome of Paramisgurnus dabryanus chromosome 24, PD_genome_1.1, whole genome shotgun sequence encodes:
- the LOC135740942 gene encoding uncharacterized protein, producing the protein MTDFVEDDDDWFLSDPEPYLFEPEYTEEELALIDREREERYEPEQTGAGERTRANSNWWCKCNCCGQMPTEIESMCCLEWYKVWPSMVGVNVDPEDPGQIACVAASDAFAAMIHPAVVNFFFQREKVKWRKRPTPSGPDGQLSSDQNRLVSYRIVLEWALQGETLGRGHQKPLPSCVVGAIRQRYPSVSGVYVGLQEVNEAMDL; encoded by the exons ATGACTGACTTTGTAGAAGACGATGACGACTGGTTTCTATCAGACCCAGAGCCATATCTGTTTGAACCCGAGTACACAGAGGAGGAACTAGCTCTTATTGACCGGGAGAGGGAAGAAAGATATGAACCAGAACAGACCGGAGCAGGCGAAAGAACACGGGCAAACAGCAATTGGTGGTGCAAGTGTAACTGTTGCGGACAGATGCCGACTGAAATTGAGAGCATGTGCTGTTTAGAATGGTACAAGGTGTGGCCGTCGATGGTGGGGGTCAATGTAGATCCAGAAGACCCTGGGCAAATCGCCTGTGTCGCGGCAAGCGACGCGTTTGCGGCAATGATTCACCCGGCAGTCGTCAACTTTTTCTTTCAACGTGAGAAAGTTAAATGGAGGAAACGTCCCACGCCGAGTGGACCAGATGGCCAGCTATCCTCAGA TCAAAATAGGTTGGTGTCCTACCGTATAGTACTGGAATGGGCCCTACAGGGCGAAACTTTGGGCAGAGGGCATCAGAAACCACTGCCATCATGTGTGGTCGGGGCTATACGACAAAGATATCCTTCTGTGTCCGGTGTCTATGTTGGACTTCAAGAAGTAAACGAGGCGATGGATTTGTAA